From the genome of Papaver somniferum cultivar HN1 chromosome 2, ASM357369v1, whole genome shotgun sequence, one region includes:
- the LOC113349818 gene encoding protein RADIALIS-like 3: MASSSMRSTSSSWTSKQNKSFEKALALFDKDTPDRWHNVARAVGGKSADEVKRHYEILIQDLKYIESGQVPFPNYKSTSVGKGFADEEQRLMKYLKLH, translated from the exons ATGGCATCAAGCTCTATGCGTAGCACAAGTTCATCATGGACATCAAAGCAAAACAAATCATTCGAAAAGGCTTTAGCTTTATTTGACAAGGACACCCCTGATCGTTGGCATAATGTTGCCAGGGCCGTAGGAGGGAAATCGGCTGATGAAGTGAAGAGACATTATGAGATTCTTATTCAGGATCTCAAGTATATTGAATCAGGCCAAGTCCCTTTTCCCAATTACAAGTCTACTAGCGTAGGGAAAGGCTTTGCTGATGAAGAACAAAG GCTAATGAAATATCTAAAGCTCCACTGA